A window of Salvia splendens isolate huo1 chromosome 8, SspV2, whole genome shotgun sequence genomic DNA:
atgcaggatttccacctccactacacccacgatctatttagtggtgtcaagcagtcattaactcatgcaggatagtggacccatgcaagatcgccacgatctccacgacatccactacctagtaaatggctgcatgccacgatctaggtcaatgtataaatagaacctagatcagatagataggggaGGTTCtaagactctctcgctttctagagatcaaatacaaaatagcaagtctgtattgtaagctgtaagaaaacagatcaagcaatacaactctgccctcatttcttcccgtggacgtagatttacctcagtaaatcgaaccacgtaaaatctctgtgtcgtgatctgcatcttcctgcattcatcaccatcaaaaattcgccgattcatcactggcgccgtctgtgggaaacagagaaccaaatttgtgataaagcgaatttttgaccctttttccaccccaaaaaaatgcataccagatcacataccacccgtaataccgttcgtgatcaccgtgaggaagctagtccagctcgcaggtctgaaaaacggcctcgggagacttctacctccggttctcacgaaggaggaacaagccactccaggagtcatcgcaccgagtcttcccagcagcccgatttaaatgaagctgtcaagctgttcttggccgagaagcaggaggagttcttaaccttcctgcagaagagccaacagccggagaagacaacggcggattctccctcctcatccagacatgaaagtcactaccgcagtagtgacgtgtcttccaggagaaagaatcctcaaccccgacatgttcctgttcctcctcggtaccggaaccacaggagaactccatctcctccgtaccgaagagatgtcgggttcgccatgtacggagcattaaagactccgttctcggacgatatcacccgaactcctttgccgcggaactaccggacaccgtcaatgacttatgacgggctagtggatcctcatgacttcttgggacgctatcagtataatatggcgaaccagggtctcaatgaggtccatatgtgcaagctgttccccgagctgctcatcgggaacgccagaaggtggttcgacagccttcctcaaggcagcattagatcctaccgagatctaatggatgctttccacaggaggttctttcagaaagcggaagcccgaattacttcggctcagctgctttctatacgtcaaggtcgcgacgaaaagatcagcgacttcctgacgagattccacaaggaatgcctacaagtagatgatctcaacgatctacttgtcatttcggcattccaaaatggaatcctgcccggagctctctacagaaagctcgtggagtgcggtccgcaaacagctcaagaaatgtgggacattgcggaccagttttcccgtgcggatgaggcagaccgtcgaaaacggtctttagacagctcatcccgagaagagaaaaagaagcccgatcaaagcggccaggtgcttcctcgccgaactccttttgagagaattcaaagggcaccggtacaaggcagattggggccacgtctcaatcctgagaagccgcccgctcagttcgtacccttaaacaagtcaagagcggaaattttcgaactacattccgatatgttcgaaaaaccaaggcggatgacgaaatcggccgcgcgccgacctcaggatcaatattgctccttccatcaagcccacggacacgataccgaggagtgccgagatttggctacaggtattgatgttcttgtgaaaacaggaacgttaaaaaaataccaaagcaagcagccgaaaaagaacaaaagacagagaggtgcgaactgcaatcctcaggatccgaaaaggcatgaggatcccgaagacgacgacgagccgcaatatgatggagtaatcctgactattgatgctctccctgccgggaagactaagtcgtccctaaaagcagaacgcagaggttccaatcaagaggagccaacacataaaaggctgaagaaagacgaagtgattacattttcagatgccgatcccgtcccagccatctctcctcaccaagacgctattgtcattcaagccggagtggcaaacaaactgatccacagagtatttgtggatacaggagcgtcagtcagcattctttttaaagaatgtttcgataaaatggaagtggatccagctcggctcagtccggctccgcttcctctgaaaagtttcgcccaggaggacacccgccctgaaggtattatcagccttccaatcacggtgggaaaagcgcctacaagctccaatacgatgatcgagttctttgtggtgaaagctcggtccccgtacaacatcatcctggggagagactggctcaacacagttcgggccgtttgctctacttatcacctcaccatcaagatccccactaaaggtgggatagcggtcatccgaggtgatcaaaagagagcaaaagaatgtctgcagattgcgcttaaaagtgccgaacaatcagttcgacaccatcaagcatagcaatcacagcaaccggagtcagaggcaagcaagatgaccgaagtcacttcagagccgaactcaatgaccgttcagttatacgaagatgatccatccagaacggtcaagatcggcttcgcaggaacgcctctactccgggaaaagaccattcagctcctcaaggagtacaaagatgtctttgcatggtctccgttggacatgaccggagtgccccccgaggtaatcactcatcggttaaatattgatccttcaatccggccagtaaaacagaagcaaagactctttgcggcagaaagaagccaagtcatccatgacgaagtccgccaattgctaaaagcggatgtactattcgaggtgaaatatccttcttgggtggccaatcctgtgatgatcaagaaaaaagaaggaggatggcggatgtgcatagattttaccgatctaaacaagcactgtcctaaagattgctatccccttccgaatatagataaaaaagtagaagctttgatcggcttcgaaattttctgttttcttgatttatacaaaggatatcaccaagtgttgatggatgagagtgacgctccgaaaacagctttcattaccgatttcggcattttcgcttataaaaagatgccattcggtttaaagaatgctggagccacttatcaaaggatggtagacaagctttttcggcacctaatcggaaaacaggttgaagtgtatgtcgacgacatagttgtcaaaagcaaaagcacttcggagtacgagcacaacctcaagtccactctcaacgtgctcaagaaagccaacctcaaacttaatccccaaaagtgtacctttttggtagattcgggaaagtttctgggttgttgggtttcaaaggacggactcaaggcaaacccctcaaaagttcaagtcgttcagaacatggcaatgccgaagtccatacatgacgtgcaaaggctaactggatgtctagccgcactgaatcgattcctttcccaagcagccgaaaagcaactgccgttcttcaaggtgttgaaaaaggcacctaagttcgagtggggagccgagcagaaaaaggcctttgacgagctcaaaagttatctagccgagcttcctattctctctgctccaaccgaagccgaagtaattttcttatacttagcggcatccgatcaaaccattagcgcggtgcttgtacgagaagaaggcctaaagcagtttcccatctactttacaagccgagcattaagaggtccagaaacaaggtatcaacctctggagaaaattgctctggcgttagtaaatgcagcaaggagactgcggccatacttctatgctcacaaggtatgcgtcttaaccgatctgcctcttcggcaagttttgaccaagccagaagcatcaggcagaatcgccaaatgggccatagagctgggagaacactcagtcgagtatctacctcggaaagccatcaagggacaagccttggcagattttcttacagaagcaaagttcgatcaagcaattcctgttattgccgaacagaagaattctgccaatgccgaactagcacagcccttggaatccgaagtagagccgccggactgctggagcggattcgtagatggagcttcaaacaagatgggaagtggagctggtattttacttgtcgctcccgacggacacgaggtaacctactcacttcggttcctattccccactactaataatgaagccgagtacgaagccctcctggccggactccagttagcgcaaagtctgctcatcaaatctctcaaagtccattgtgattcacaagtcatagtaaatcacatgttgggtacaagtgaagctcgtgacgagagaatgaagaagtatttggacaaagcgcaaagcatcagccgaagtttctcctattttcggataatccgcattcccagagcggaaaatagccgagcagataccttaagtaagttggcctcagatccgagctcaaaggcggaagaattaatgcatcgaagcattgatgaagctgaggtacattcagtatccagctcgccgaactggatgacgccgatcttgcagtatctggatcaaggacaattgcccgaggataagagagaagctcggaagatcacgtgtcaagcacttcggtacgaacttcatgaaggagtcctctttagaaagtcttacctccagccgttattgcggtgcgtaggaccagaagagacggactacattctcagagaagttcatgaaggatcgtgcggcagccacatcggagctagagctttagctaaaaaagttctaagatggggatattattggccaaccttggtacaagaagcagtgcagctcgtcaagacctgcccgaagtgccaaatccatgcaaatatcccaaggatgccgcagaccgatctatccactatgcagagcccttggcctttcatgcaatggggcatagacatagtgggaccacttcctcaagctcctcggcaaatgaaattcctaatcgttgccgtggactactttacgaagtgggtggaagctgaaccattagctacgataacgagctcgaaggcattggatttcgtctggaagaacatagtgtgccgatttggcataccccacatcctcatctcggataacgggactcagttcaccgacaagacgttcaagaattggtgccaagagctgaatattcaacagcgattcacttcagtctctcatccacaagcaaacggacaaacggaggtaacaaatcgtatcctggtgaaagggttaaaagctcggttagaacaagccaaaggacaatgggtagaaaatctccctcaagtcctatggtcataccgaactacacccacaacctccaacggtgaaactccgtacagtcttgtgtacggcactgaagccgtgattccggtggagatcggcatacccagtccccgaactctaaacttctcagcagaaatgaatgacgacggactgagagccgagctagatcttgccgaagaaagaagagaattggcatgcataaaagcagccaagtacaaggagcaagtagcccggtattacaaccaaagggtgaagaagctgcaatttcaagtgggagatctcgtcttgagaaacaacgaagtaagccgagcagaaaagctgggcaagctcgaacccacatgggaaggtccgtatcgggtgtcagaagtcctcggcaaagggtcttacaaattggctcacatgtcaggagaacaggtaccccgaacatggcacatttccaacctcaaaaagttccatttgtaagagacagtccggtcagtcagtcttgagtcctgttcagtcaatgtgctttatttggtttacttggtctttatttgtctctgtgcgttttgtctgtgtgttttgtctgtctctgtgcgtgtcgtctcttacaaatgttactgaggtatcttgttcttcgaaggctgatccccttcttagaacatatgcaagcccacgattgtgagtcaaagcttctacagaagatacaagaccacaattcagcttaaacaagcagttcgtctgaaacgagctgcaacaagccaacgattgtgagtcaaagcttctacagaagatacaagaccacaattcagcttaaaaatcaagcacttcgtctgaaacgaactgcaataagctaacgattgtgaagtccaagcttctaaagaggatacaagaccacaattcggcttaaaaatcaagcacttcgtctgaaacgaactgcaacaaaagtccgattctcgcgataaaacttgcctgaattaggacaagggaaagtccgatccacgcgataaaactcgccgaattaggacaagggaaagtccgatccccaaattaggacaacggaaagtccgatccgagcgataaaactcgccaaattaggaccaaagacgagtccggtcaaagatgtttatttcatcagcccaaagacgagtccggtcaaagatgtttatttcatcagaccaaagccaagtccggtcaaagaagagttcacttcatcagaccgaggacaaacatcaacttaccccgtacctttatccagaatgtcgaagtgattcacttcacttttcggggggggtagtgatggagtacgtactaaacaagcccaacagcagcaaagcccatcagcctaaagcccaagaaagagtatcagttcggcatgactaaagagttcagttcggcacaaccaaagagttcggccccagcctacagctcggtaaaagccaaccaatcaaactctgctctcaggtcggcatcaagctctactctcagatcggcaaaagctgctcggcaataattcagcagttcggtctcagtattcgaccgaactgggagatagtggactcatgcaggatttccacctccactacacccacgatctatttagtggtgtcaagcagtcattaactcatgcaggatagtggacccatgcaagatcgccacgatctccacgacatccactacctagtaaatggctgcatgccacgatctaggtcaatgtataaatagaacctagatcagatagataggggaGGTTCtaagactctctcgctttctagagatcaaatacaaaatagcaagtctgtattgtaagctgtaagaaaacagatcaagcaatacaactctgccctcatttcttcccgtggacgtagatttacctcagtaaatcgaaccacgtaaaatctctgtgtcgtgatctgcatcttcctgcattcatcatgCATCATACATACTTGAAAAATATAGCCAAACATCgacagaaaatgaaataataccCTGTACTATATATGAAATTAATAATCGATAGCCACAGGCCCAAAATTGTCACATTTTGGTGACCAAAAAGTTAATTGAAACCCAAATTTCTTTACTTTTTGACTTATATAAACGCTTTGGCTAGAGTGAAAACTTATATTGTGATCAATTATTTCTCTCCAAATCAAACTAAAGTGTaaaagaaaaatgggtgaaGAGGGAAAGGCGAGCCTAGTGTTCATCCCATTCCCCGTGGTGAGCCACCTGGTCGCGGCGGTGAAGACGGGCGAGCTCCTCGCCTCCCGCGACAGCCGCCTCTCCATCACGGTCCTCGTCATGAGCATGCCGACCGACACCAAGATCAGCTCCTACATCACGAATCCGCAGATCAACTTCGTGCGCCTCGAACAAGTCCATGAATCCAGCGCAGGAGAGGAAGCCATGAAGCCTCCGAAAAGCATGATGCATTTCGCCGGCCGCCATAAGGCCTCAGTCCACGGTGTCGTGTCGCAGATGATGAAATTCCGTAGAGTTGCCGCGATTTTCGTCGACATTATGTGCGTCGACATGATCGATGTGGCGAAGGAGCTCGGCATCTCGAGCTACGTCTTCTTCGCTAGTGGTGCTGCGATTCTCGGGCTCATGTTCGATCTGCAGAGCCTTGGGGATTTGGCGGAGTTTGATGGGTCAGATGAGGTGATTTCGATCTCATCGTATGTCAACCCTGTTCCGGCTAGGGTTTGGCCGGATCCGGTGTTTGACCAGGAGAGCGGCTTCCTCGAGCTGTCGAGGAAGGCGCGGGAAGCCGATGGGATCGCGATCAACACTTTTCTCGAGCTGGAGCCTCGTGCGATTAGCTCCAACTCTGGTGATGAGCGGATCCCGAGGTTTTTCCCTATCGGGCCAATCATCGGGGGTGAGGGAGAGGAGAGTGATGAGAGTAGGCGGAAGCGCGACGAAATCGTAAGGTGGCTAGACGACCAACCTGATTCGTCGGTCGTCTTTCTCTGCTTCGGAAGCTTTGGTGCTTTCGAGGCAGAGCAGGTGGTGGAGATCGCGGAAGCATTGGAGCAGAGTGGGAAACGGTTTTTATGGTCGCTGAGGAAGCCGGCTCCCGAAAAGGGGATTGTTTTCCCGGGGGAGTACGAGAATCCCGGAGAAGTGCTGCCGGAAGGGTTCCTTGACCGCA
This region includes:
- the LOC121743647 gene encoding anthocyanidin 3-O-glucosyltransferase 2-like, which gives rise to MGEEGKASLVFIPFPVVSHLVAAVKTGELLASRDSRLSITVLVMSMPTDTKISSYITNPQINFVRLEQVHESSAGEEAMKPPKSMMHFAGRHKASVHGVVSQMMKFRRVAAIFVDIMCVDMIDVAKELGISSYVFFASGAAILGLMFDLQSLGDLAEFDGSDEVISISSYVNPVPARVWPDPVFDQESGFLELSRKAREADGIAINTFLELEPRAISSNSGDERIPRFFPIGPIIGGEGEESDESRRKRDEIVRWLDDQPDSSVVFLCFGSFGAFEAEQVVEIAEALEQSGKRFLWSLRKPAPEKGIVFPGEYENPGEVLPEGFLDRTAGVGKVIGWAPQIAVLSHPSVGGFVSHCGWNSTLESVCCGVSMAAWPLGAEQQANAFLLVKDIGIAVEIKMDYRKNSGEIVAKDIIGKAIEQLMDPTNEIRARVKELEEKSTMALMEGGSSYNYLDCLIQDFFQSC